One window of Scheffersomyces stipitis CBS 6054 chromosome 1, whole genome shotgun sequence genomic DNA carries:
- a CDS encoding predicted protein, with product IKPVNEYRAPRHQLDDDEESVESKPSPIPTVAVVIDDSVAVDYVLISPSTIGIISANFPRTRAVGKVSITYPELYAAATENSEAEPSKTEDASKDYYDEDEQLYSAIEHKVIQSKYAQTEIPLYYSETNKSLSVTFPHFANVITYSLIARALVSKLNPSKTWITLAPCSLNNNQTLSKLVINEKVVKSEYYNAIPDLKPPHFVTGIVASVISQLNLSPESRLLALVLNSEGQSGFEKSDNDAIVDAAVVVADVLHFDERVKEEYLKKVSLSVRKFNGFSNSGMYI from the coding sequence ATCAAACCAGTTAACGAATACCGAGCTCCACGTCACCAGCTTGATGATGACGAGGAGTCTGTTGAATCGAAACCTTCACCAATCCCCACTGTTGCTGTAGTCATAGATGATTCTGTCGCAGTGGACTATGTTCTCATTTCTCCTTCCACCATCGGAATTATCTCAGCCAACTTTCCACGGACCAGAGCCGTGGGGAAAGTATCCATAACTTATCCAGAATTATATGCTGCTGCTACTGAAAACTCCGAAGCTGAACCTTCTAAAACAGAAGACGCATCCAAGGATTACtacgacgaagatgaaCAATTATATTCTGCCATTGAGCACAAAGTCATCCAGTCCAAGTATGCGCAAACAGAAATACCACTTTATTACAGCGAAACGAATAAGCTGCTTTCTGTCACCTTTCCGCACTTTGCCAACGTTATAACCTACTCGTTGATAGCTAGAGCACTAGTTTCTAAACTCAATCCGTCCAAGACCTGGATCACATTGGCTCCTTGTAGCCTCAATAATAACCAGACTTTGAGCAAGTTGGTCATTAATGAGAAAGTAGTCAAGTCGGAATACTACAATGCCATTCCAGACTTGAAGCCTCCGCACTTTGTAACGGGCATTGTAGCATCTGTGATCTCAcaattgaacttgtctCCAGAGTCGAGATTATTGGCATTGGTGTTGAACTCAGAAGGTCAATCGGGCTTCGAAAAATCTGACAACGACGCCATAGTAGATGCGGCAGTTGTAGTGGCCGATGTTTTGCACTTTGACGAAAGAGTCAAGGAAGAATACTTGAAAAAGGTGAGTTTGTCAGTCAGAAAGTTCAACGGCTTCTCCAACTCTGGGATGTATATATaa
- the VHS3.2 gene encoding protein whose overexpression suppresses the synthetic lethality of the hal3 sit4 double mutation, with protein sequence MADSRNKKSRPEPTIVKRRNSSFSSTSSPWFRRNSFLSPSMIKNENFSVYEAPSYYSDAASYSIISLKECQGFVFNQDLFATPYQQSCSLANEKKIRALSFSSRTQSHGQRSRSKSKSVTPTNSEDCPPNNAPYFSYEPVSKHNQQRRHTSYHTPRPTFLSGEFHNDEDEDAVMDDSIEENEPLPLYDDENAIADEYDEYDEEEEEEEEEEEYGNSGTLTGYGGDADRTYKVHVTEIRISERDNDIFPK encoded by the coding sequence ATGGCTGACTCTAGAAACAAAAAATCCAGACCAGAACCAACCATCGTGAAAAGACGAAACTCGTCGTTTTCGTCGACGTCGTCGCCGTGGTTTAGAAGGAACTCTTTCCTCTCACCCTCCATGATCAAAAACGAAAACTTTTCTGTCTACGAGGCTCCCTCGTACTATTCCGATGCGGCATCCTATTCCATCATTTCGCTTAAGGAATGCCAGGGTTTTGTCTTTAACCAAGATTTGTTTGCAACGCCGTACCAACAGCTGTGTTCATTGGccaatgaaaagaagatccGTGCCTTGAGCTTCAGCTCCAGAACTCAGTCTCACGGTCAAAGGTCTAGatccaagtccaagtctGTGACCCCTACAAACTCTGAAGATTGCCCTCCTAACAATGCTCCCTACTTTCTGTACGAACCCGTACTGAAGCATAACCAACAGCGTAGACATACTTCCTACCATACCCCTCGTCCAACTTTCTTGAGCGGAGAGTTCCACAATGACGAGGATGAAGATGCCGTAATGGACGATAGCATCGAGGAAAATGAACCATTACCTCTTTACGATGACGAAAACGCTATAGCAGATGAATACGACGAAtacgacgaagaagaggaagaagaagaagaagaagaagagtatgGTAATTCTGGTACTTTGACCGGCTACGGTGGTGATGCTGACAGAACATACAAGGTCCATGTGACAGAAATACGGATCAGCGAAAGAGATAATGACATTTTTCCAAAATAA
- a CDS encoding predicted protein: MSEEPDYSSLPLEERLVHKVWKVRLEAYEETRTQIESSRNENDVCFQNFNSHPELFKQIVTDSNVVAQESGLKLLVNYLQFGGTASIANRLKSAGAIPAICKKGLTSSRKNTKDFAIELLLLFVELSKDVNSVIEDILPLLTDRLPKLVAGSVNALAVIVNNYGCQVVSPKPIIPYLAKLFAHADKNVRAETTQLTVELYKWMGDALVKILLQELKPVQQKDLSKAFEAVKDAPEQKRYTRSQQLEIKRREEEEAAAAAATVSASTVTKDDMDIDMVDSESSIRANAVAFDPFDLAEPVDVLSKFPVDLDERIGSAKWKDRKEVLDEVLESLNSVVKVVPTADYTHFFRIIAKCMKDANIQVVENAANSAEIVIKGLQGSFPKYKHILLMPMVERTKEKKASVATALENALTAIFDATSLSDILEESIAGMKLKVPQNKIAAASFLQKCLVSSKIPPTSAEVDSIMEIGVKLLGESQEPIRQASTEMIGTLMKITGERELKSFLEKIDANRKSKIQAFFEKVDVNSKLGSSSGPSQRSGSFQPAASVTRATRPPSQVGEKKLTSGGARRLVPTSSSIPSKRGATSPVKRSDDVPKVSALGRGLTARSLASSHVPAPAHPAPTRASHDNSLSEEDRAELNELRKEKEKWLDDRARESQRLQQVETENATLKLELNQLKSTADNYVRDHNNSLLMIQQKETQISRLNNDLEDAKQKIRFLEQEIEMMNLQQKPPSFEPKTAASVGTPEKQRSRITSGELSSGVKRLSIGGDIFKESPYNKSSSISNRITSPSRMSTITNTFKDSSTSVSSELDTSDDWKRAAEVTSQLKARIEKMKARSRMGQPL; encoded by the exons ATGTCTGAAGAGCCCGACTACTCTTCGCTCCCGTTGGAGGAACGTCTCGTGCACAAAGTATGGAAAGTGAGACTTGAAGCCTacgaagaaaccagaaccCAGATCGAATCTTCCCGAAACGAAAATGACGTCTGTTTCCAAAACTTCAACAGTCACCCAGAGTTGTTTAAACAAATTGTCACCGACCTGAATGTAGTGGCCCAGGAATCAGGCTTAAAGCTTTTGGTTAATTATTTACAATTCGGTGGAACTGCCAGTATTGCTAACCGTCTCAAGTCTGCCGGGGCGATCCCAGCTATTTGCAAAAAAGGTCTTACATCTTCTAGAAAAAATACCAAGGACTTTGCTATTGAATTGCTTTTGTTGTTTGTCGAACTTTCCAAAGATGTCAACTCCGTAATCGAAGATATTCTTCCCTTATTGACTGATCGCTTACCAAAACTCGTAGCTGGCTCCGTCAACGCATTGGCTGTCATAGTTAACAATTACGGATGTCAGGTAGTGCTGCCCAAACCAATAATTCCCTATTTGGCCAAACTTTTTGCCCATGCCGACAAAAATGTACGTGCTGAAACGACCCAATTGACAGTTGAACTCTACAAATGGATGGGTGATGCTTTGGtgaaaattcttcttcaagaattgaaacctGTGCAACAGAAGGACTTGTCCAAAGCCTTTGAGGCCGTGAAAGATGCACCTGAACAGAAAAGATATACTCGTAGTCAGCAATTGGAGATAAAACGAcgtgaagaagaagaagctgctgctgcagcTGCTACAGTTTCAGCTTCGACTGTAACCAAAGATGATATGGATATCGATATGGTGGACTCGGAGTCTTCTATTCGTGCCAATGCTGTGGCATTTGATCCTTTTGATCTTGCAGAGCCAGTGGATGTCTTATCCAAGTTTCCGGTGGATCTAGACGAGAGAATTGGCTCGGCCAAATGGAAAGACCGTAAGGAGGTACTTGACGAAGTGCTCGAGTCGTTAAATCTGGTAGTAAAAGTAGTTCCCACAGCGGATTACACCCACTTCTTTAGAATCATAGCTAAGTGTATGAAGGACGCCAATATCCAGGTGGTGGAAAATGCTGCCAATTCAGCAGAAATCGTCATCAAGGGATTGCAGGGCTCTTTTCCCAAGTACAAGCACATTCTATTGATGCCAATGGTTGAGAGAACtaaggaaaagaaagcgTCTGTAGCCACAGCTTTGGAAAACGCACTCACGGCCATCTTCGATGCCACTAGTCTTAGCGATATCTTGGAGGAATCTATTGCTggaatgaaattgaaagttCCTCAAAACAAAATTGCTGCTGCCagttttcttcagaaatgtTTAGTTTCGTCCAAAATACCGCCAacttctgctgaagttgatagCATAATGGAAATCGGCGTCAAGCTCTTGGGAGAATCACAGGAGCCTATAAGACAAGCTTCGACAGAAATGATTGGTACATTGATGAAAATTACAGGTGAGCGAGAATTGAAATCCTTTTTGGAAAAAATAGATGCGAACAGAAAATCGAAGATCCAGGCGTTCTTTGAAAAGGTCGACGTCAATTCCAAGCTTGGTTCGTCTCTGGGACCATCACAGCGGTCTGGTTCGTTTCAGCCAGCTGCTTCAGTCACTAGAGCTACCAGACCACCTTCTCAAGTAGGCGAAAAGAAGCTTACATCCGGAGGAGCCAGAAGGCTAGTACCgacttcttcgtcaataCCATCCAAGAGAGGAGCTACTTCTCCTGTAAAAAGATCAGACGATGTACCAAAAGTGTCAGCTCTTGGCAGAGGATTAACGGCCAGATCGTTGGCTTCTTCTCATGTACCTGCACCAGCACATCCAGCGCCTACTAGAGCCAGTCACGATAACTCCttatctgaagaagatagagCAGAATTAAATGAATTACgtaaagaaaaggaaaagtgGCTAGATGACAGAGCTAGAGAAAGCCAGAGGTTACAGCAGGTAGAAACTGAGAATGCGACTCTTAAGTTAGAGTTGAATCAATTGAAGTCTACAGCTGACAACTACGTAAGGGACCATAACAACAGTTTGCTAATGATTCAGCAAAAGGAAACGCAGATCTCAAGACTTAATAACGATTTGGAAGATGCTAAGCAAAAGATTCGTTTTCTCgaacaagaaatcgaaaTGATGAATTTGCAACAAAAACCA CCACTGTTTGAGCCGAAGACTGCTGCATCCGTAGGTACTCCTGAAAAGCAGAGATCGAGAATCACATCTGGTGAACTCAGCTCAGGTGTTAAGCGACTTTCCATTGGCGGAGACATCTTCAAGGAGAGCCCGTACAACAAGAGCAGTAGCATCAGTAATAGAATCACCAGCCCGTCAAGAATGTCTACCATCACCAATACATTCAAAGACTCGTCCACCTCTGTCAGCTCAGAACTCGACACTAGTGATGATTGGAAACGTGCTGCTGAAGTGACGTCACAGTTGAAGGCCAGAATTGAGAAGATGAAGGCAAGATCTCGTATGGGCCAGCCTCTTTAG
- the NUO21.1 gene encoding NADH-ubiquinone oxidoreductase (NADH-ubiquinone oxidoreductase membrane protein), producing MSYTPSNQPVRSTPPQSDYELIDVDPHFSRVVRYFRSSDLGIWAATTAAFPLALQAWEKLEPAEGAFKAPGKVPGGALRTATLLGFVGGFYLAYVRSSKRFLGWTENSREVSKDRYEIKKLLSQEKLPYHENVSVLDDRLKDIANRNSQYSFTAIAILPWFNFAHHPYHGVSIDKYYVDRPGEEAWGFKLKPFAEIQAKYAKHIE from the coding sequence ATGTCGTACACCCCCAGCAACCAGCCTGTGAGATCCACTCCCCCACAATCGGATTATGAGCTCATCGATGTGGACCCCCATTTTCTGAGAGTAGTCAGATATTTCAGATCCCTGGATTTGGGTATCTGGGCAGCTACCACTGCCGCATTCCCATTGGCCCTTCAGGCTTGGGAAAAGTTGGAACCAGCAGAAGGTGCTTTCAAAGCTCCAGGAAAAGTGCCTGGAGGAGCCTTGAGAACGGCTACTCTTTTAGGGTTTGTAGGAGGATTCTATTTGGCCTATGTGAGATCGTCCAAGAGATTCTTGGGCTGGACGGAAAATTCTAGAGAAGTCAGCAAAGACAGATACGAGATCAAAAAGTTGTTGTCCCAAGAAAAGTTACCCTACCACGAGAACGTGTCAGTGTTGGACGACAGATTGAAGGATATTGCCAACAGAAACTCGCAGTACTCATTCACGGCTATAGCCATCTTGCCCTGGTTCAACTTTGCCCACCATCCATACCACGGAGTCAGCATCGACAAGTACTACGTAGACAGACCCGGTGAAGAAGCCTGGGGATTCAAGTTGAAGCCCTTTGCTGAAATCCAGGCCAAATACGCCAAACACATAGAGTAG
- a CDS encoding predicted protein, translating to MAEAKQQFESLSLEFNQQQNSLNELITARSQLETQFQENKIVLTEFESLNEDSKIYKLTGPILLPQDYSEAKMNVSKRIEFIEGEISRVETKISDEEKAMEATRQKLLAIRAQMA from the coding sequence ATGGCCGAAGCTAAGCAACAGTTTGAGTCGCTCTCATTGGAGTTCAACCAACAGCAGAACAGCTTGAACGAGCTCATCACCGCTAGATCTCAATTGGAGACCCAGTTCCAGGAAAACAAGATCGTACTCACTGAGTTTGAGTCTTTGAATGAAGACTCCAAGATCTACAAATTGACAGGTCCCATTTTGCTTCCTCAAGATTACAGTGAAGCTAAGATGAATGTATCTAAGAGAATCGAGTTTATAGAGGGAGAGATTTCGCGAGTTGAAACTAAGATCTCCGACGAGGAAAAGGCCATGGAGGCTACCAGacagaagttgttggctaTTAGAGCCCAGATGGCCTAG
- a CDS encoding predicted protein codes for MLLRKSVRHTLSDPPDYEFKSPTYSTKCSKDADERNFGNFDSVRSNFDTSEDSHFVWKYKALTKVFMHLQSKLKRHIRQSNPAQSTSIPSSSKFAERLNIQSIATKSSFSLNGFAKFCKGERSPDDFNNIFTNDESNTSHGLGSFGKSIKPYKLEVILPDTTFWDDFKDIIEKYGIKTPLEEATNALISCENDVQTALDCQESNFQISKCFHAIYENDTFTTRSTGKDLSVNENSGTTHTRSTTVVVEPQNSPCSATSEAAEEVVEEIPNPLQNELLLPESDPTTDSIELVARLETEYISPPEENIVQQVAQSKESSSSESESKAKEPEEEEEEEEEEDISQSQESSHDDGSKEGSDFSGKNRCHGTVVGRELSIKYNTGRLFCDQEDYVDASTGVEFRFNRWGDPEELVPYGYQRTCHHFRRRRSLKSAIRNLERRPSTVIQYSNMLANVESLHRANLIAYRREATILLDCVSSSEEDRPFTFIMNP; via the coding sequence ATGCTACTTAGAAAGCTGGTCAGACACACTCTCAGTGACCCACCAGACTACGAGTTTAAGTCACCCACGTACTCTACGAAATGCTCCAAGGATGCCGATGAAAGGAATTTCGGAAACTTCGACTCTGTCAGACTGAATTTTGACACGTCGGAAGATTCTCATTTTGTTTGGAAATACAAAGCACTTACCAAAGTATTCATGCACTTGCAGCTGAAGCTCAAGCGACATATCAGACAGAGCAACCCTGCCCAGTCCACTTCtattccaagttcaagcaAGTTTGCTGAAAGACTTAATATACAATCCATAGCTACTAAGCTGAGTTTTAGCTTGAATGGCTTTGCTAAGTTTTGCAAAGGAGAAAGGTCACCTGATGATTTTAACAACATATTCACGAACGACGAATCCAATACTCTGCATGGACTCGGTTCTTTCGGCAAATCCATCAAACCCTACAAGCTTGAGGTGATCCTACCAGACACCACATTCTGGGACGATTTCAAGGatattattgaaaagtATGGCATCAAAACTCCACTTGAGGAAGCTACCAATGCACTTATCTCCTGTGAAAATGACGTTCAAACTGCTCTTGACTGTCAAGAGTCgaattttcaaatctcaAAATGTTTTCATGCTAtttatgaaaatgatacTTTTACAACAAGGCTGACTGGCAAGGATCTTAGTGTCAACGAGAACTCGGGAACCACTCATACTCGCAGCACAACCGTGGTCGTAGAACCACAAAATTCTCCTTGTTCTGCCACTCTGgaagctgctgaagaggtagttgaagaaattccaAATCCCCTCCAGAATGAGCTACTACTTCCAGAATCAGACCCAACTACAGATCTGATTGAATTAGTTGCTCGACTTGAAACTGAATACATTTCTCCACCGGAAGAAAATATCGTCCAGCAAGTTGCTCAATCAAAAGAATCTTCGTCCTCTGAAAGTGAATCAAAAGCAAaggaaccagaagaagaagaagaagaagaagaagaagaagatatttCACAGTCACAAGAATCATCGCACGACGATGGATCAAAGGAGGGTCTGGATTTCAGTGGTAAGAACCGCTGTCATGGAACAGTCGTTGGCCGTGAACTTTCAATCAAATACAACACAGGAAGATTGTTTTgtgatcaagaagattatGTAGATGCTTCAACTGGAGTCGAATTCCGCTTCAACAGGTGGGGAGACCCAGAAGAGCTTGTTCCATATGGATATCAAAGAACTTGTCATCATTTCAGAAGGAGGAGGTCACTTAAACTGGCTATCCGGAACCTTGAACGCAGACCACTGACTGTTATCCAATATTCCAATATGTTGGCAAACGTTGAACTGCTTCACCGTGCAAATCTAATTGCCTACAGAAGGGAAGCTACTATCCTTCTTGATTGCGTTTCGAGTCTGGAAGAGGATAGACCTTTCACTTTTATAATGAACCCATAG
- a CDS encoding predicted protein, with protein MTTLSISIEFLSSAIRNYDPATADKPLVIGISGPQGSGKSYLTKQLTDALKEKFPILNIVSFSSDDLYLTHEAQNKLNEIAKTDNNKLLQGRGLPGTHDLELATKVFDSLINSGADRHVVKIPSYNKAAFNGEGDRASEDKWTSVTSPANIVIFEGWFNGFRPLHIDQVRLKFLTSDPSDILQRHRLYQLESINLGLEEYAKLWDLFDKFIFIETPDINNVYKWRIEQEHELIQANGVGMNDEQVVKFVDRYMPVYRLYYKKMCTEGTVKEKDSNLSLVIDENRNVVSSRTL; from the coding sequence ATGACGACATTGCTGATATCAATTGAGTTTTTATCATCTGCTATCAGAAATTATGACCCGGCCACAGCAGACAAACCTCTCGTAATTGGAATTAGCGGTCCTCAGGGCTCTGGAAAGTCGTATTTGACCAAGCAGTTAACGGATGCTCTTAAGGAGAAATTTCCTATATTAAATattgttctgtttctgctggACGATTTGTACTTGACACATGAAGCCCAGAACAAATTGAACGAAATCGCCAAAACTGATAATAACAAACTTCTCCAGGGAAGAGGATTGCCTGGAACCCATGATTTAGAGTTGGCTACCAAGGTCTTTGACTCATTGATAAATTCTGGTGCAGACAGACATGTAGTGAAGATTCCTCTGTATAACAAAGCAGCCTTCAATGGTGAAGGTGACAGAGCTCTGGAGGATAAATGGACTTCGGTCACAAGCCCAGCTAATATTGTCATTTTCGAAGGCTGGTTCAATGGCTTCAGACCATTACATATTGATCAGGTAagattgaaattcttgacttctgATCCGAGCGATATTCTCCAAAGACATAGACTTTACCAATTGGAGCTGATAAACCTCGGCCTCGAGGAATATGCGAAGCTTTGGGACTTGTTTGACAAGTTTATATTTATCGAGACACCAGACATTAATAACGTATACAAGTGGAGAATAGAGCAGGAACACGAACTCATTCAAGCTAATGGTGTAGGAATGAACGACGAACAGGTGGTTAAATTTGTTGATCGTTACATGCCCGTTTATCGCTTGTACTACAAAAAAATGTGCACAGAAGGAACTGTAAAAGAGAAGGATAGTAACCTCCTGTTGGTCATTGACGAAAACAGGAATGTTGTCTCGTCCAGAACGTTGTAG
- a CDS encoding predicted protein, whose amino-acid sequence MLRTSTRSWTISRPVSTRLGSLFRSYHSETHPNTIVDEKSVESRILTKAIEFIPEHGFHQNTITQAIRALGYPDSLQSVITNSSNSPDFSLVLHWLKVQRQKLEQHLVDPTSEFHTIKDEYERVAYAIKKRLQYNGPIINQLGSGLSHLVVPYNVSQSLAELHSLSDDIAFYAGDMSHDLAWYTKRVGFSSIYVSSELYQLQDSSEGFRRTNAFVDEKVHGLKRLGSAYNDVEQWGVFNAISTVNLIKSQLLRG is encoded by the coding sequence ATGCTTAGGACCTCTACCAGAAGTTGGACAATCTCACGGCCGGTTTCCACCCGTTTAGGATCGCTTTTCCGCTCTTACCACTCAGAAACCCATCCCAACACTATAGTCGATGAAAAATCAGTCGAGTCTCGAATTCTTACCAAGGCTATCGAGTTCATTCCAGAACACGGCTTCCACCAGAACACCATAACTCAAGCCATAAGGGCTTTGGGATACCCCGACTCGTTGCAGCTGGTCATCACCAATTCATCTAACTCTCCAGACTTCCTGTTGGTGTTGCATTGGCTAAAGGTCCAGAGACAGAAATTGGAGCAACACCTCGTAGACCCCACCAGCGAGTTCCACACTATCAAGGACGAGTACGAAAGAGTGGCTTATGCTATTAAGAAAAGACTCCAATATAATGGCCCAATTATCAACCAATTGGGCCTGGGCTTGTCACACCTTGTAGTTCCTTATAATGTCTCTCAGCTGTTGGCAGAACTTCACCTGCTCAGTGACGATATCGCCTTTTATGCTGGAGACATGTCGCATGACCTTGCTTGGTACACCAAGAGAGTAGGGTTCTCGTCTATTTATGTGTCGTCGGAATTGTACCAGTTGCAAGATTCTTCAGAGGgtttcagaagaacaaatgCTTTTGTAGATGAAAAAGTCCACGgcttgaagagattgggATCAGCATACAACGATGTAGAACAATGGGGAGTGTTCAATGCCATCAGTACTGTgaatttgatcaagtctcAGCTCTTGAGAGGATAG
- a CDS encoding predicted protein, protein MPIAIRDQVALESDDIYDPGRKRHPIVKLLNCVRIYNIPLINFFIISVLGFFLFKLTTKYTDLYIKSSLITIIVTNLVLYGISESMAQSILSYRPNQPGIGIRYNDGSSGTALSFNSNDITLRMNPASGFSAYSDDIEANNETNRFIDYLQQDDESQERDFNNFGDLPPPIVELTYFQFNRLAGFMCWGFVMAFVQCWWYKFLQIYSKDPKFIEVLRKVLTDQLCFSPVSLFCFFTYGTIVLESGTWEQTKAKLSKIYLKTLLINYSVWFPVQFFNFFIVPRSFQVPFSSSVSVMWNCFLSMRNSNS, encoded by the exons ATGCCCATAGCCATAAGGGATCAAGTGGCACTTGAATCCGATGACATTTACGATCCCGGCCGGAAACGGCATCCCATTGTCAAACTTCTAAACTGTGTTAGAATCTACAATATACCAttaatcaacttcttcatcatttcAGTACTAGGGTTCtttttgttcaagttgaccACCAAGTACACCGACCTTTACATCAAGAGTTCGTTAATCACGATTATAGTGACGAATCTCGTTCTTTACGGCATATCAGAAAGTATGGCACAGTCAATTCTTAGCTATAGACCCAATCAACCTGGTATAGGGATCAGGTATAATGATGGGTCTAGTGGCACGGCACTTTCGTTCAACTCCAATGATATCACACTTAGAATGAATCCAGCATCGGGATTCAGCGCATATTCTGATGATATTGAAGCCAATAATGAAACTAAT CGATTCATAGATTACCTACAACAGGATGACGAATCACAGGAGCgcgacttcaacaactttggCGACTTACCTCCTCCCATTGTGGAGCTTACATATTTCCAGTTTAATAGACTTGCTGGGTTTATGTGTTGGGGGTTTGTGATGGCTTTTGTTCAATGTTGGTGGTACAAATTTCTACAAATCTACTCCAAGGATCCCAAGTTTATTGAGGTTTTGCGTAAAGTATTAACAGACCAGCTTTGTTTCTCTCCAGTGTCgctcttctgtttcttcacCTACGGAACAATCGTTCTAGAAAGTGGAACATGGGAGCAGACCAAAGCTAAACTCAGCAAGATCTACTTAAAGACGTTACTCATCAACTACTCGGTGTGGTTCCCAGTTCAGTTCTTTAACTTTTTCATTGTTCCCAGAAGCTTCCAGGTGCCGTTCTCATCGTCGGTATCAGTGATGTGGAActgttttctttcaatgCGAAATTCAAATAGCTAA
- a CDS encoding electron transfer flavo protein beta subunit, which produces MSSKLRILVPVKRVIDFAIKPRINKAQTGVETKGVKFSINPFCDIALEESVRIKEADKDKVENIHVVSVGPAKAQDVLRTALAKGADNSTLIDVGDEEVEPLTVAKLLQKVVEKDKSNLVILGKQAIDDDANQTGQMLAGLLNWPQATNASKIEIDGETVTVTREIDGGADTLRAKLPLVITTDLRLNEPRYASLPNIMKAKKKPLDKLKPSDLNIDLVKRLETLKVVEPPVREAGIKVETVDELVAKLKDLNAI; this is translated from the coding sequence atgtcgTCTAAGTTGAGAATCTTGGTTCCCGTTAAGAGAGTCATTGACTTCGCCATAAAACCAAGGATTAACAAAGCCCAGACTGGAGTCGAGACCAAAGGGGTCAAGTTCAGCATCAATCCATTCTGTGATATTGCCTTAGAAGAGTCTGTTAGAATCAAAGAAGCAGATAAAGACAAGGTGGAAAACATCCATGTTGTTTCCGTTGGCCCTGCAAAGGCTCAGGATGTTTTGAGAACTGCTTTGGCCAAAGGTGCCGACAACAGTACTTTGATTGATGTAGGAGATGAAGAGGTTGAGCCTTTAACTGTAGCCAAATTGTTGCAAAAGGTGGTGGAAAAGGATAAATCTAACTTGGTGATATTGGGCAAGCAAGCCATTGACGATGACGCTAATCAGACGGGTCAGATGTTGGCTGGTTTATTGAACTGGCCACAAGCTACCAATGCTTCCAAGATTGAAATAGATGGTGAAACCGTAACTGTCACCAGGGAAATTGATGGTGGTGCAGACACTTTGCGTGCAAAGTTGCCTTTAGTCATCACGACTGACTTGCGATTGAACGAGCCTAGATACGCATCCTTACCTAACATCATGAaggccaagaagaagccttTGGATAAGTTGAAGCCAAGCGACTTGAATATTGATTTAGTCAAGAGATTGGAAACCTTGAAGGTGGTTGAACCACCTGTCAGAGAAGCCGGTATCAAGGTTGAAACTGTAGATGAACTTgtagccaagttgaaggactTGAATGCTATCTAG
- a CDS encoding predicted protein: MVQFIEHSHLYNHDFSTASLAYLNRYPNPYAKHVKSSDTLEHCIDEDGRLRTTRLVVKTGRLPQFIKPFLGTSLDSWIIEKSVIDPKGKILLSYTANVDHRKLLKVEEYLKYSCEDGINTLVESKVKFSSNFVGLKQKIEQWSHNRFLSNISNSREGLKFVMNRLKERGGLWYRERDTSSLL; this comes from the coding sequence ATGGTCCAATTTATCGAACATAGCCATTTGTACAACCATGACTTTTCCACGGCTTCTTTGGCCTATTTGAACCGATATCCTAATCCGTATGCCAAACATGTTAAGAGCAGTGACACTTTGGAACATTgtattgatgaagatggcaGATTAAGGACCACAAGATTGGTGGTCAAGACGGGAAGGTTGCCTCAGTTCATTAAGCCATTTTTGGGTACCAGTTTGGACTCGTGGattattgaaaagagtGTGATTGATCCCAAGGGtaagattcttctttcgtACACTGCGAATGTAGATCATCGCAAGCTACTTAAAGTCGAGGAGTATTTGAAGTACTCGTGTGAAGATGGAATCAACACATTGGTTGAGAGCAAGGTCAAGTTCTCGTCCAATTTTGTAGGcttgaagcagaagatTGAGCAATGGAGTCACAACAGGTTTTTGTCTAACATCTCTAACTCTCGCGAGGGCTTGAAGTTTGTCATGAACAGGTTGAAGGAAAGAGGTGGGCTCTGGTACAGAGAGAGGGATACATCTAGTTTATTGTAG